One Alkaliphilus sp. B6464 genomic window carries:
- a CDS encoding PhoH family protein — protein sequence MENKFQKKIEIKEQKFIKELFGNFDENIKLVQQHLKVDIVQRDGDILIIGDEKEVLLGEKLIEQLMEVVDRNEHLTIQNISYAISLLLDGEHEKIQSLASDVIFVTDRGKPIKPKTIGQKKYIEQIQSKDLTFGIGPAGTGKTYLAVTMAVKAFKNEEVNRIILTRPAVEAGESLGFLPGDLKDKVDPYLRPLYDALFDILGSERFQKYMERGMIEVAPLAYMRGRTLDNSFIILDEAQNTTKEQMKMFLTRFGFGSKAIVTGDITQIDLPKGKHSGLKHAEQVLKNVEEIGFSYLTGKDVVRHQLVQKIVKAYDEYDSKSQMRVQKEK from the coding sequence TTGGAAAACAAATTTCAAAAGAAGATAGAAATTAAGGAACAAAAGTTTATTAAAGAATTATTTGGTAATTTCGATGAAAATATAAAGCTTGTTCAACAACATTTAAAGGTAGATATTGTACAAAGAGATGGAGATATTTTAATTATTGGAGATGAAAAAGAAGTTCTATTAGGCGAGAAATTAATAGAGCAATTAATGGAGGTAGTAGACCGTAACGAGCATCTTACAATACAAAATATATCATATGCAATAAGTTTGCTATTGGATGGAGAACATGAGAAAATACAATCTTTAGCGAGTGATGTAATATTTGTTACTGATAGAGGCAAACCTATTAAGCCAAAAACCATAGGACAGAAAAAATATATCGAACAAATACAATCTAAAGATTTAACCTTTGGTATAGGCCCCGCTGGTACTGGCAAAACATACTTAGCAGTAACTATGGCGGTAAAAGCATTTAAAAACGAAGAAGTAAATAGAATAATTTTAACAAGACCTGCTGTAGAGGCTGGTGAAAGTTTAGGTTTTCTACCTGGTGATTTAAAGGACAAGGTAGATCCATATTTAAGGCCTTTATATGATGCACTTTTTGATATTCTTGGTTCTGAAAGGTTTCAAAAGTATATGGAGAGAGGTATGATAGAAGTAGCACCACTAGCATATATGAGAGGACGAACATTAGATAACTCCTTTATTATTTTAGATGAGGCTCAAAACACTACTAAGGAGCAAATGAAAATGTTTTTAACACGCTTTGGTTTTGGATCGAAGGCTATAGTAACAGGAGATATTACCCAAATAGATCTTCCAAAAGGGAAACATTCTGGTTTGAAGCATGCTGAACAGGTTCTGAAAAATGTCGAGGAAATTGGATTCTCATATTTAACAGGAAAGGATGTTGTAAGACATCAATTAGTTCAAAAAATAGTTAAAGCTTATGATGAATATGATAGTAAAAGTCAAATGAGGGTACAAAAAGAAAAATAG
- the yqfD gene encoding sporulation protein YqfD → MRGYVIVKVEGLALERFINMCIARGIYLWDIKRINYTTLEAKIGIQGFKELRNIVKRAGCRVSIHKKNGYPFWVHKLKKRKMLLVGAFFCFLILVFSSTFIFSIEIIGNEELEKSEIISSLNELGLKPGTNKYLVNLKEIETELILDVDQIAWVGIEVRGIRAKVEIVEKRLAPDKIDKNTPCNVIAKKNGVIEKVIARNGDAVVEEGDIVTKGDMLINGVVQRENMDEPMFVHSYGEVYAKTYYETTESKNLIEIKKDKTGQKFKKRTFNFGSIELSFNKGDIPYNVYIVEKKSKRPFQWRNIGLPVEIITEDYYEAIQFEERIDEIQAKNDIHKEAINKLLEDIPLDAKILNTQIDFTIQDDILYGKVIIEVLENIAEQKTLQIGED, encoded by the coding sequence ATGAGAGGCTACGTAATTGTAAAAGTAGAAGGTTTAGCACTAGAAAGATTTATAAATATGTGTATAGCCAGAGGTATTTATCTATGGGATATTAAGAGGATTAACTACACTACACTAGAAGCAAAGATAGGTATTCAAGGATTTAAAGAATTGAGAAACATCGTAAAAAGAGCAGGTTGTAGGGTGTCCATACATAAAAAAAATGGGTATCCTTTTTGGGTACACAAACTCAAAAAAAGAAAAATGCTTTTAGTAGGAGCATTTTTTTGTTTCCTAATTCTAGTTTTTTCTTCGACATTTATTTTTTCCATAGAAATAATTGGTAACGAAGAATTAGAAAAGAGTGAAATAATATCTAGTTTAAATGAACTAGGATTAAAGCCAGGTACAAATAAATACCTTGTTAATTTAAAGGAGATTGAAACTGAGTTGATTTTAGATGTAGATCAAATAGCTTGGGTTGGAATTGAAGTTAGAGGTATTAGAGCCAAGGTAGAAATAGTAGAGAAAAGACTAGCGCCAGATAAAATAGATAAAAATACCCCTTGCAATGTTATAGCTAAGAAAAATGGAGTAATTGAAAAAGTAATAGCAAGAAATGGAGACGCTGTGGTTGAAGAAGGAGATATTGTTACCAAAGGTGATATGTTGATTAATGGAGTAGTTCAGAGAGAAAATATGGATGAACCTATGTTTGTTCATTCCTATGGAGAAGTATATGCTAAAACATACTACGAAACAACCGAAAGTAAAAACCTTATTGAGATTAAAAAAGATAAAACAGGGCAAAAATTTAAAAAGCGGACTTTTAATTTTGGTAGCATAGAGCTTTCTTTTAATAAGGGAGATATACCTTATAATGTTTATATAGTTGAAAAAAAATCTAAAAGGCCCTTTCAATGGAGGAATATAGGGTTACCTGTCGAAATAATAACAGAGGACTATTATGAGGCAATTCAATTTGAGGAAAGAATTGATGAAATTCAGGCAAAAAATGATATTCATAAGGAGGCTATAAATAAGCTTTTAGAAGATATACCTTTAGATGCTAAAATTTTAAATACACAGATTGACTTTACTATCCAAGATGATATTTTATATGGTAAGGTTATTATAGAGGTTTTAGAAAATATTGCAGAGCAAAAGACATTACAGATTGGGGAGGACTAA
- the yqfC gene encoding sporulation protein YqfC, which yields MKKNEEIKKSLAEILELPKDIILDLPKIIMVGNLQIYIENHKGILEYTNNRIRINTKNGVLRIIGKDLMLKNIITEEIVIIGEINQVEFID from the coding sequence ATGAAAAAAAATGAAGAAATTAAAAAAAGTCTAGCTGAAATTTTAGAGTTACCAAAGGATATTATACTTGATTTGCCTAAAATTATAATGGTTGGTAATCTCCAAATATATATAGAAAATCATAAAGGTATATTAGAGTATACAAATAATAGGATAAGAATTAATACTAAAAATGGAGTATTACGTATTATAGGTAAAGATCTAATGTTGAAAAACATTATTACAGAAGAGATTGTTATTATAGGAGAGATCAATCAGGTAGAATTTATTGATTGA
- a CDS encoding group II intron maturase-specific domain-containing protein — protein MDSVTNFLENKLKLKVNKEKSAVDKPTRRKFLGFSFYNLWGKYNIRIHDKSIKRFKDKVRKITSRSYSISIEDRIRRLNQITTGWVNYFSIAKAKGIMQELDEWIRRRLRMCIWKQWKKPRTKIKNLISLGVLKYKAYEWGNTRKGYWRIANSPILSRSLTNKYLESISYQSLSARYQKMQLT, from the coding sequence ATGGACAGCGTAACAAATTTCCTTGAAAATAAACTAAAGTTAAAAGTAAATAAAGAGAAAAGTGCAGTAGATAAACCTACTAGAAGAAAATTCTTAGGTTTTTCATTCTACAATTTATGGGGAAAATACAATATCCGAATCCATGATAAATCTATTAAAAGATTTAAAGATAAAGTTAGGAAGATCACGTCAAGAAGTTATAGTATAAGCATAGAAGATAGGATTAGAAGACTCAACCAGATTACTACAGGATGGGTTAACTACTTTTCTATTGCGAAAGCAAAGGGAATTATGCAAGAACTTGATGAATGGATAAGAAGAAGATTGAGAATGTGCATATGGAAACAATGGAAAAAGCCAAGAACTAAGATTAAGAATCTAATATCATTAGGCGTACTTAAATACAAGGCCTATGAATGGGGAAATACAAGAAAAGGCTACTGGCGTATAGCCAATAGCCCAATCCTATCTAGAAGTCTTACCAACAAATATCTCGAATCAATTTCTTACCAGAGCCTATCGGCTAGGTATCAGAAAATGCAATTAACTTAA
- the ltrA gene encoding group II intron reverse transcriptase/maturase, which translates to MQETKPYNISKWKVKEAYEKVKANKGTYGVDEQSIEDFEKNLNNNLYKIWNRMSSGSYFPKPVRAVAIPKKNGGTRILGIPTVEDRVAQMVAKMYFEPCVEPIFYEDSYGYRPNKSAIQALEITRERCWRKDWVLEFDIKGLFDNIRHDYLIEMVSRHTEEAWIIMYIKRWLVVPFQMEDGTVIERTSGTPQGGVISPVLSNLFLHYVFDDFMTKQFPTIPWARYADDGIAHCVSLKQAKYLQRRLEERFLMFGLGLNLEKTRTVYCKDEDRKGNHEYTSFDFLGYTFRPRHAKNKYGKFFTNFLPAIGEKAKKSIRKEVRSWKLQLKPDKDLWDIANMFNSKIQGWINYYTHFYKSEIYDVLRYINGCLVNWVRRKYKKRGSRRRAEYWLGIIARRDKNLFAHWRFGILPSAG; encoded by the coding sequence ATGCAAGAAACAAAGCCATATAATATTTCAAAATGGAAAGTGAAAGAAGCCTACGAAAAGGTGAAAGCAAACAAGGGAACATACGGAGTCGATGAACAATCAATTGAAGATTTTGAGAAGAATCTAAATAATAATCTATACAAAATCTGGAATAGGATGTCATCAGGGAGTTACTTCCCCAAACCTGTAAGGGCAGTAGCAATACCTAAGAAAAATGGAGGGACTCGTATCTTAGGAATACCAACAGTAGAAGATAGGGTTGCACAAATGGTGGCTAAAATGTACTTTGAACCCTGTGTAGAACCAATATTCTATGAGGATTCCTATGGATATAGACCGAATAAATCAGCGATACAAGCATTGGAGATCACAAGAGAAAGATGTTGGAGAAAAGATTGGGTGTTAGAATTTGATATTAAAGGTCTTTTCGATAATATACGGCATGATTACCTAATAGAAATGGTAAGTCGGCATACAGAAGAAGCATGGATAATTATGTATATTAAACGCTGGCTGGTTGTACCATTTCAAATGGAGGATGGAACAGTCATCGAAAGAACTTCTGGTACACCACAAGGTGGGGTAATCAGTCCAGTACTCTCAAACTTGTTTCTACACTATGTATTTGATGACTTTATGACAAAACAGTTTCCAACAATACCTTGGGCAAGATACGCAGATGATGGAATAGCACATTGCGTATCTTTAAAGCAGGCGAAGTATCTTCAACGAAGATTAGAAGAGCGATTTCTGATGTTTGGACTTGGATTGAACTTAGAAAAGACAAGAACCGTGTATTGTAAAGATGAAGACCGAAAGGGGAATCATGAATATACATCTTTTGACTTTTTAGGGTATACATTCAGACCAAGACATGCAAAGAATAAGTATGGAAAATTCTTTACAAACTTTCTTCCAGCTATTGGCGAGAAAGCAAAGAAATCTATACGGAAAGAAGTCCGAAGTTGGAAATTGCAACTGAAACCTGACAAAGATTTATGGGATATAGCAAATATGTTCAATAGTAAGATACAGGGTTGGATTAATTATTACACGCATTTCTACAAATCAGAGATATACGATGTATTAAGGTATATCAATGGATGTCTTGTTAACTGGGTTCGTAGAAAATATAAGAAGCGAGGGTCAAGGCGACGTGCTGAGTATTGGCTTGGTATAATAGCAAGGCGTGATAAGAATCTGTTTGCACACTGGAGGTTTGGAATATTACCATCGGCTGGATAA
- a CDS encoding reverse transcriptase domain-containing protein, whose translation MRLLGIPTVLDRLIQQAIAQTLTNIFDPCFSNNSFGFRPGRSGHDAVKQAKEYMNQGYKYAIDMDLEKFFDKVNHDILMHRVSKKIKDKRVLKLIRLYLQSGIMLNGIVVRSEEGTPQGGPLSPLLANILLDDLDKELEKRGHKFCRYADDCAPRRRVQVA comes from the coding sequence ATGAGACTTTTAGGAATACCTACTGTATTAGATAGGTTAATCCAGCAAGCCATAGCACAAACCTTAACGAATATATTTGACCCTTGCTTTTCTAATAACAGCTTTGGTTTTAGACCAGGAAGAAGTGGGCATGATGCTGTGAAACAGGCGAAAGAATATATGAATCAAGGATATAAATATGCGATAGATATGGACCTTGAGAAATTCTTTGACAAGGTTAACCATGACATATTAATGCACAGAGTGTCCAAGAAAATCAAAGACAAGAGAGTTCTAAAACTGATTAGACTTTACTTGCAGTCAGGTATTATGCTAAATGGAATAGTTGTAAGAAGCGAAGAAGGCACCCCGCAGGGAGGGCCATTAAGTCCACTTCTAGCAAATATCCTTTTAGATGACTTAGATAAAGAACTGGAGAAGAGAGGACACAAATTCTGTAGATACGCTGATGATTGTGCGCCACGAAGGCGTGTCCAAGTAGCGTAG
- the floA gene encoding flotillin-like protein FloA (flotillin-like protein involved in membrane lipid rafts): MPEIVFLIVAIAVVFIVLSIILSFIPVGLWITAFFSGVKVGIFTLVGMRFRRVQPSRIVNPLIKATKAGLNLDIDNLEAHYLAGGDVNSLVDALIAAQRAELGLEFERAAAIDLAGRNVLEAVQVSVNPKVIETPKIAAVAKDGIEVMVKARVTVRANIERLVGGAGEETIIARVGEGIVTTVGSAASHKDVLENPDLISRTVLGKGLDAGTAFEILSIDIADIDVGRNIGAQLQTDQAEADKRIAQAKAEERRAMAVAKEQEMRAAVEEMKAKVVESEAEVPKAMASALREGKIGVMDYYNLQNVVADTGMRESIAKISKNEDKGAGKDLMK, translated from the coding sequence ATGCCAGAAATAGTATTTTTAATTGTTGCAATTGCAGTTGTATTTATTGTACTTTCAATTATTTTAAGTTTTATACCAGTAGGTTTATGGATCACAGCTTTTTTCTCGGGAGTTAAGGTAGGTATTTTCACTTTAGTTGGAATGAGATTTAGAAGGGTTCAACCAAGCCGTATTGTTAATCCCTTAATTAAAGCCACTAAAGCAGGGTTAAATCTAGACATAGATAATCTTGAGGCACATTATTTAGCTGGTGGAGATGTAAATAGCCTAGTAGATGCATTAATAGCAGCTCAAAGAGCAGAACTTGGCCTTGAGTTTGAAAGGGCTGCTGCAATTGATCTAGCAGGTAGAAATGTTTTAGAAGCTGTTCAAGTAAGTGTTAATCCAAAGGTTATTGAAACTCCTAAAATAGCAGCAGTTGCAAAAGATGGTATCGAAGTAATGGTTAAGGCTAGAGTAACAGTGCGAGCAAATATTGAAAGACTTGTTGGGGGAGCTGGTGAAGAAACAATTATTGCCAGAGTTGGTGAGGGTATTGTTACAACTGTAGGTTCGGCTGCATCTCACAAAGATGTGTTAGAGAACCCTGATTTAATTTCTAGAACAGTTTTAGGGAAAGGATTAGATGCGGGTACTGCATTTGAAATTTTATCTATTGATATTGCGGACATAGATGTAGGAAGAAATATTGGTGCACAATTACAAACAGACCAAGCAGAGGCAGATAAACGAATCGCTCAAGCTAAAGCAGAAGAAAGAAGGGCAATGGCAGTAGCTAAGGAACAAGAAATGAGGGCTGCTGTAGAGGAAATGAAGGCTAAAGTTGTTGAATCAGAGGCTGAAGTGCCAAAGGCAATGGCATCAGCTTTAAGAGAGGGTAAAATAGGAGTAATGGACTATTATAACCTACAAAATGTAGTAGCTGACACCGGTATGAGAGAGTCTATTGCAAAAATCAGCAAAAATGAAGATAAAGGGGCAGGAAAAGATTTAATGAAATAA
- a CDS encoding NfeD family protein, whose product MIRKKICCLGILIFTLLFSIVANANVNGENVYVIPIKGEITPAVYQYVEHNLSIIEKDPKAATVIFEIDTYGGRIDSAEKISQLILNTNIPTISFVNTKAESAGVLLTISSDTIAMAPSSTIGSAETIPNTEKILSTWVSILRSVAQEKGRDEDIVAAMADQSIAIPGIIERGRLLNLTTLEAKSLGFTDIVASDYHQILSSLSLPYSNIIMAETTNSIHLAKFASNVYIAPLLLAAGFIGLLVEIFMPGFGIGGTVSLVSFALYFGGNILAGNTSLITAFIFLVGILLLGIEAFIPGFGVAGVGGIVCVAISIFLASSSVTTAIISIFVSLILTIVVLVLIFKYAPKNKHFNRIVLNTKLDKEKGYTSFVDYSKYIGQTGIVTTPLRPSGTISIDGELLDVVSEGQFIEKEDLVKISRIEGSRIVVQKIN is encoded by the coding sequence ATGATAAGAAAAAAAATATGTTGTTTAGGGATATTAATATTTACACTGTTATTTTCTATAGTGGCCAATGCAAATGTAAATGGAGAGAATGTATATGTAATACCAATTAAAGGAGAAATAACTCCCGCTGTATATCAATATGTGGAGCATAACCTGTCCATTATAGAAAAAGATCCTAAAGCTGCTACAGTAATATTTGAAATTGATACTTATGGTGGAAGAATTGACTCTGCTGAAAAGATAAGTCAATTGATTTTAAATACAAATATACCTACCATATCATTTGTTAATACGAAAGCAGAATCAGCTGGGGTTTTATTAACGATTTCTTCGGATACTATAGCTATGGCGCCTAGTAGTACTATTGGATCTGCAGAAACTATCCCTAATACGGAGAAGATACTTTCTACTTGGGTTAGCATACTCAGAAGTGTTGCTCAAGAAAAAGGTAGGGACGAAGATATAGTAGCAGCTATGGCGGATCAATCTATAGCTATACCTGGTATTATTGAACGAGGTAGATTACTAAATCTAACTACATTAGAGGCTAAAAGTTTAGGATTTACCGATATAGTCGCCAGCGATTATCACCAAATTTTAAGTTCTTTATCCTTACCCTATAGTAACATTATTATGGCAGAAACTACTAATAGTATTCATCTAGCAAAGTTTGCTAGTAATGTTTATATTGCACCTTTGCTACTAGCAGCAGGCTTTATAGGACTTTTAGTTGAAATATTTATGCCAGGTTTTGGTATAGGGGGGACTGTAAGTTTGGTCTCTTTTGCCTTATATTTTGGTGGAAATATATTAGCTGGAAATACTAGTTTAATAACTGCCTTCATATTTTTAGTAGGTATTCTTTTATTAGGAATAGAAGCTTTTATACCAGGTTTTGGTGTAGCAGGTGTAGGTGGAATCGTGTGTGTAGCTATAAGTATTTTCTTAGCATCCAGCAGTGTTACTACTGCGATAATATCTATTTTTGTTTCATTGATTTTAACTATAGTTGTGTTGGTGCTTATTTTTAAATATGCTCCTAAAAATAAGCATTTTAATCGTATAGTACTAAACACTAAATTAGATAAAGAAAAAGGATATACTTCATTTGTGGATTATAGTAAGTATATAGGGCAAACTGGTATAGTAACTACTCCACTTAGACCATCGGGCACAATATCCATAGATGGAGAGTTATTAGATGTAGTTTCTGAAGGTCAATTTATAGAAAAAGAGGATTTAGTAAAGATTAGTAGAATAGAAGGTAGCAGAATAGTAGTTCAAAAAATTAATTAG
- a CDS encoding endonuclease/exonuclease/phosphatase family protein — MSYNIHHGKNLLGIYTLDQIANIIKDSEADIIGLQEVDSNFARSRFQNQLKYLADKLSMNYVYGDNVNIIGAKYGNGILSKYPIVSYENFKIPSGREQRGLLSAVIDINEQKINFLNTHLGLTASERLVQVQAISKYLSTLSNKVILVGDFNAMYNSREVHEISKKLTDVGYVTNNNYISTFEVPFVSRRIDYIFISSNIEAKDYRIIRERASDHYPIVADVKIKR; from the coding sequence ATGTCATATAACATTCATCATGGTAAAAATCTCTTAGGAATTTATACACTGGATCAAATAGCCAATATTATTAAAGATAGTGAAGCTGATATTATTGGATTACAAGAAGTAGATTCAAACTTTGCTCGTTCGAGATTTCAAAATCAATTAAAATATTTAGCAGATAAATTATCTATGAATTATGTATATGGGGATAATGTAAATATAATTGGCGCAAAGTATGGAAATGGTATATTAAGTAAATATCCAATAGTATCATATGAGAATTTTAAAATACCAAGTGGGAGAGAACAAAGGGGATTATTATCAGCAGTAATAGATATAAATGAGCAAAAAATAAACTTTTTGAACACCCATCTAGGATTAACTGCTTCGGAAAGACTAGTTCAAGTACAGGCAATTAGCAAATATTTAAGCACTCTTTCAAACAAAGTTATTTTAGTTGGAGACTTTAATGCTATGTATAATAGTAGAGAGGTTCATGAAATAAGTAAAAAGCTTACAGATGTAGGTTATGTAACTAATAATAATTATATATCTACTTTTGAAGTTCCATTTGTATCCAGAAGAATTGACTATATTTTTATAAGTTCAAATATAGAGGCTAAGGACTATAGAATTATACGTGAAAGGGCATCTGATCACTATCCGATAGTTGCTGATGTTAAAATTAAAAGATAA
- a CDS encoding GatB/YqeY domain-containing protein produces MSLKERLADELKNAMKNKNQLRKNVITMIRADIKQIEVDKRVELTDEEVIEIISKQAKQRRDSIEEFEKGGRADLVEQAAQEVDVLMEYLPEQLSEEEIETIIKEVIADTGATSMKDMGKIMATAMPKLKGRTDGKVVNQIVRKILQ; encoded by the coding sequence ATGTCCCTCAAAGAGAGATTAGCTGACGAATTAAAAAATGCCATGAAGAATAAAAACCAACTTCGAAAAAATGTTATTACAATGATTCGTGCTGACATAAAACAAATAGAAGTGGATAAAAGGGTTGAGCTTACAGATGAAGAAGTTATTGAAATAATCTCTAAGCAAGCAAAACAACGAAGAGATTCCATTGAAGAGTTTGAAAAGGGTGGTCGAGCAGACTTAGTTGAACAAGCGGCACAAGAAGTAGATGTGCTTATGGAATACTTACCTGAACAATTGTCAGAGGAAGAAATTGAAACAATAATTAAGGAGGTTATTGCCGATACCGGTGCTACCTCTATGAAAGATATGGGAAAAATAATGGCTACAGCAATGCCTAAATTAAAAGGCAGAACTGATGGAAAAGTAGTTAATCAAATAGTAAGAAAGATTTTACAATAG
- the rpsU gene encoding 30S ribosomal protein S21, with product MSEIKIRDNESLDNALRRFKRQCAKSGILSEVRKREHYEKPSVKRKKKAEAARRNKSKF from the coding sequence ATGTCAGAGATAAAAATAAGAGATAATGAATCACTAGATAATGCTCTTCGTAGATTTAAAAGACAGTGCGCTAAGTCTGGTATTTTATCAGAAGTAAGAAAAAGAGAGCACTATGAAAAGCCTAGTGTAAAGCGTAAGAAAAAGGCTGAAGCCGCACGAAGAAATAAAAGCAAATTCTAG
- a CDS encoding histidine triad nucleotide-binding protein has translation MSNCIFCKIIEGEIPSTLVYENEHVIAFEDINPEAPIHLLIVPKKHIPTTMDVTEEDGKIIIPEIFAAIGHLARQFDLEQEGFRIVNNCGSNGGQTVNHLHFHLLGGRQLQWPPG, from the coding sequence ATGTCAAATTGTATTTTTTGTAAGATAATAGAGGGGGAAATTCCATCTACCTTAGTCTATGAAAATGAACATGTAATAGCTTTTGAGGATATTAATCCTGAAGCACCTATACACCTGCTTATTGTACCTAAAAAGCATATTCCAACTACTATGGATGTAACGGAAGAGGATGGTAAAATTATTATTCCCGAAATCTTCGCCGCTATAGGACATTTAGCTAGGCAATTTGATTTAGAGCAAGAGGGATTTAGAATTGTAAACAACTGCGGTAGCAACGGCGGTCAAACAGTGAACCATTTGCATTTTCACCTTTTAGGTGGAAGGCAACTTCAGTGGCCTCCAGGTTAA